One Triticum dicoccoides isolate Atlit2015 ecotype Zavitan chromosome 5B, WEW_v2.0, whole genome shotgun sequence genomic window carries:
- the LOC119313080 gene encoding alkane hydroxylase MAH1-like — protein sequence MAFPFLQELPVSILVLLVVVLGLYYIKSSKSQNPLLPVNWPVVGILPSLAINLHRLHHYIAFDLLSPSGHSLKFAIASIHIFLTCDPVNIQHIFTLNHTNYPKGEEFADIFDVARGSLFTVDGEPCRRERTNYQGVLSSPRVVGLMNTCCRDKVEKGLLPFMAHMALTNAHVDMNDLMMRLMFDLYAMTIFGVDTARLSLDMPTVHVADAMDTVMEVAFIRHIVPAFLWKVMRRLDIGPERKLAAAQAVLRCFTMDMIMKRRANDHVIVQEVPMDILSNYVNDPRYNDDLLKATLITYMIAGRDTIGTTLPWVIYNLAKNPHVVSSIRDELAPIISRKPSVAGVTMTMLDLEEVKALVYLQATLLETLRLYPPIPIERKSVVTTDVMPSGHEVCARDIVLVSIYSIGRMESVWGADCREYRPERWLSEDGRQLRHAPSHKFLAFNSGPRLCLGKDIAIMQMKIVVAAIVWNFDVKMLDGQPIDTKLSCLLQMKNGLKVKLNKREM from the coding sequence ATGGCATTCCCGTTCTTGCAGGAACTGCCCGTCTCCATACTTGTGCTACTTGTAGTTGTTCTAGGTTTGTACTACATAAAGTCTAGTAAGAGTCAGAATCCACTGTTGCCAGTGAACTGGCCAGTAGTGGGCATCCTCCCTTCCCTAGCCATCAACCTCCACAGATTGCATCACTATATCGCCTTTGACCTCCTATCACCGTCCGGCCACAgcctaaagtttgccatagctagcATACATATATTCCTAACCTGCGACCCAGTGAATATCCAACACATTTTCACCTTGAATCACACAAACTATCCCAAGGGTGAGGAGTTCGCCGATATCTTCGATGTGGCAAGGGGCTCACTCTTCACTGTTGACGGCGAGCCATGTCGTCGTGAGCGCACAAATTACCAGGGTGTGTTGAGCAGCCCACGGGTTGTCGGGCTGATGAACACGTGTTGTCGTGATAAGGTGGAGAAGGGTCTTCTGCCGTTCATGGCCCACATGGCATTAACAAATGCTCATGTCGACATGAATGATCTCATGATGAGGCTCATGTTCGACCTGTATGCCATGACCATCTTCGGCGTGGACACGGCTCGCTTGTCCCTTGACATGCCGACGGTGCACGTCGCGGATGCGATGGACACGGTCATGGAGGTGGCCTTCATCCGACACATTGTGCCAGCATTTCTCTGGAAGGTGATGAGGCGTCTGGACATTGGTCCAGAGAGGAAGCTCGCTGCCGCGCAAGCGGTGCTTCGTTGCTTCACAATGGACATGATCATGAAGAGGAGGGCGAACGACCATGTTATAGTTCAAGAGGTACCCATGGACATTCTGTCCAATTATGTCAATGACCCAAGATACAATGATGATTTACTCAAGGCAACTCTCATTACCTACATGATCGCCGGGAGGGACACGATTGGTACCACCTTGCCATGGGTCATCTACAACCTCGCCAAGAACCCGCACGTCGTGTCGAGCATACGTGATGAACTAGCACCCATCATATCCCGCAAACCATCTGTTGCAGGCGTCACCATGACGATGTTGGATCTAGAGGAGGTCAAAGCCCTAGTTTATTTGCAAGCCACCCTATTGGAGACACTCAGGTTGTACCCGCCAATCCCTATCGAGCGCAAATCTGTTGTCACCACCGATGTAATGCCAAGTGGCCATGAGGTATGTGCTCGGGACATTGTCCTCGTCTCCATCTACTCCATTGGTAGAATGGAGTCTGTTTGGGGAGCTGACTGCCGGGAGTATAGGCCGGAGAGGTGGCTCTCAGAGGATGGACGCCAGCTGCGACACGCACCCTCTCACAAGTTTTTGGCTTTTAACTCGGGGCCAAGATTATGCCTTGGCAAggacattgcaatcatgcaaatgaagATCGTTGTTGCTGCTATCGTGTGGAACTTTGACGTGAAAATGTTAGATGGTCAACCCATCGATACAAAGTTGTCATGCCTTCTGCAAATGAAGAATGGGCTCAAGGTTAAGCTGAATAAGCGGGAAATGTAA